One region of Roseovarius faecimaris genomic DNA includes:
- the yaaA gene encoding peroxide stress protein YaaA: MLIVVSPAKKLDMEPVEGVAPTAPAFQEDAETLARKAARMSVSELQKLMHISEPLAKLNAQRFKDFGGMETKPAALAFAGDTYQGLEAGTLEPDEMAFAQEHLRILSGLYGVLRPLDAMQPYRLEMGSRLATRRGKSLYDYWGDRIAKALNDQGEATGSDVLVNCASQEYFGAVDLKALKLRVITPVFMEDKPGGPKIVSFFAKKARGAMARYIIQRRLTDPEALLEFDTGGYAYQADMSEPDKPVFLRADQSA; encoded by the coding sequence ATGCTGATCGTCGTTTCACCTGCCAAGAAGCTCGATATGGAGCCGGTCGAGGGCGTTGCGCCCACCGCGCCCGCCTTTCAGGAGGATGCCGAAACACTGGCACGCAAGGCCGCGCGGATGAGCGTCTCAGAACTGCAAAAGCTGATGCACATCTCCGAACCCCTGGCCAAGCTCAACGCCCAGCGGTTCAAGGACTTTGGCGGGATGGAGACGAAACCCGCCGCTCTCGCCTTTGCGGGCGATACGTACCAGGGTCTTGAGGCGGGCACGTTAGAGCCCGATGAAATGGCCTTTGCCCAAGAGCATCTGCGCATCCTGTCGGGGCTCTACGGGGTGTTGCGCCCACTGGATGCGATGCAGCCCTACCGGCTGGAAATGGGCAGTCGCCTTGCGACGCGGCGGGGCAAATCACTCTATGATTACTGGGGCGACCGGATCGCCAAGGCGCTCAACGACCAGGGCGAGGCCACGGGTAGCGACGTGCTGGTCAACTGTGCCAGCCAGGAATATTTCGGCGCGGTCGATCTCAAGGCGCTCAAGCTGCGGGTGATCACGCCCGTCTTCATGGAAGACAAGCCCGGCGGGCCAAAGATCGTCAGCTTTTTCGCCAAGAAGGCGCGCGGGGCGATGGCCCGCTACATCATCCAGCGCCGCCTGACCGACCCCGAGGCGCTTCTGGAATTCGACACCGGCGGTTATGCCTATCAGGCCGATATGTCCGAGCCTGACAAGCCCGTCTTCCTTCGCGCGGATCAGTCCGCCTGA
- the mepA gene encoding penicillin-insensitive murein endopeptidase has translation MQGVMAKTLFGAKASASSQSAEPFGGYSKGCIAGAEQLPETGPTWQAMRLSRNRNWAHPTTIDYVKKLSAFAATQPGWAGLYVGDMSQPRGGPMLTGHRSHQSGLDIDVWMLPPKRLNLSAAERESLSSISLRRAKGAYVNDNWSRQHFEIMKAAAKDPRTSRIFVFPGAKVKMCDMEKGDKSWLRKIRPWWGHHYHFHVRLNCPPGARNCVDQDPPPAGDGCDDARQWVRDILDPPPPDPNAPKPKPRRELTMADLPGQCVAVLQSQ, from the coding sequence ATGCAGGGTGTTATGGCCAAGACCCTTTTCGGGGCGAAGGCATCGGCATCCTCGCAAAGTGCAGAGCCCTTTGGGGGGTATTCCAAAGGCTGCATCGCCGGTGCGGAACAATTGCCCGAAACCGGGCCCACCTGGCAGGCCATGCGCCTGAGCCGGAACCGCAACTGGGCGCATCCGACAACCATCGATTATGTCAAGAAACTCTCGGCCTTCGCTGCGACGCAGCCGGGTTGGGCCGGGCTTTATGTGGGCGATATGAGCCAGCCGCGCGGCGGGCCGATGCTGACCGGGCATCGCAGCCATCAGAGCGGGCTGGATATCGACGTGTGGATGCTGCCGCCCAAGCGGCTGAACCTGTCAGCGGCCGAGCGGGAAAGCCTCTCGTCCATTTCGCTGCGCCGGGCCAAGGGCGCCTATGTCAACGACAACTGGTCGCGCCAGCATTTCGAGATCATGAAGGCCGCGGCGAAGGACCCGCGCACGTCGCGGATATTTGTCTTTCCTGGCGCCAAGGTGAAGATGTGCGACATGGAGAAGGGGGATAAATCCTGGCTGCGCAAGATCCGGCCGTGGTGGGGGCATCACTATCATTTCCATGTGCGTCTGAATTGCCCGCCGGGTGCGCGCAATTGCGTGGACCAGGATCCGCCGCCCGCGGGTGATGGCTGTGACGATGCGCGTCAATGGGTGCGGGACATCCTCGACCCGCCGCCCCCCGACCCCAATGCGCCCAAGCCGAAACCGCGGCGCGAACTGACGATGGCGGATTTGCCGGGGCAATGTGTGGCGGTGCTGCAGTCGCAGTGA
- the recQ gene encoding DNA helicase RecQ, with the protein MTGAATLLKDVFGFDAFRPGQEEIVSAVTAGENVLAIMPTGGGKSLCFQLPALMREGVTVVISPLIALMRDQVRALKAAGVEAGALTSGNTEDETNAVWQALDDGRLKLLYIAPERLAAGSALNMLRRIGVSLIAVDEAHCVSQWGHDFRPDYLRIGELRRALDVPLAAFTATADAETREEIVAKLFDGHAPQSFLHGFDRPNLHLAFAAKDSPRKQILSFAAARKGQSGIVYCGTRAKTETLAQALRETGHVAAAYHGGMLPEDRREVEARFNVEDGLIVVATVAFGMGVDKPDIRWVAHADLPKSIEAYYQEIGRAGRDGAPAETLTLFGADDIRLRRAQIDEGLAPPERRMADHARLNALLGLAEAHECRRAKLLQYFGEEADGCGNCDLCDTPPETFDGTEAVRKALSAILRTDEWFGAGHLIDILTGTLTDKIRARRHDELPTFGVGQDVSRHAWQGIFRQMMGHDLIRPDPERHGALRMTEAARPILRGEESIILRRDTLITKTRRAAPKALVSDEDAPLLSALKAKRRALAEAAKVPAYVVFNDRTLIEMAETRPQTLDEMAGITGVGAKKLERYGDDFLNVITGEAARLHPSRRKLAGRMAGSLYDQLLQVQSDLVRGQDGHEKPLSCSASLLAKVASHRPSSAEDLARLLGEKRAERFGPAFLDVLATAD; encoded by the coding sequence ATGACAGGCGCTGCCACGCTATTGAAAGACGTGTTCGGCTTCGACGCCTTCCGCCCCGGGCAGGAGGAGATCGTGAGTGCCGTCACCGCAGGCGAGAACGTGCTCGCCATCATGCCGACGGGTGGCGGTAAATCGCTGTGCTTCCAGCTTCCGGCATTGATGCGCGAAGGGGTCACTGTTGTCATCTCGCCGCTCATTGCCCTGATGCGCGACCAGGTGCGCGCACTCAAAGCGGCGGGCGTGGAGGCGGGCGCGCTGACTTCGGGCAATACCGAGGACGAGACCAATGCGGTCTGGCAGGCGCTGGACGACGGTCGGCTGAAGCTGCTCTATATCGCGCCCGAGCGGCTCGCCGCCGGATCGGCCCTCAATATGCTGCGACGCATCGGTGTCAGCCTGATTGCCGTGGACGAGGCGCATTGCGTCAGCCAGTGGGGCCATGATTTTCGCCCCGACTACCTGCGTATCGGCGAGCTGCGCCGTGCTCTCGATGTGCCGCTTGCCGCCTTCACTGCCACCGCCGATGCGGAGACGCGCGAAGAGATCGTCGCCAAGCTCTTTGACGGCCACGCCCCGCAAAGCTTCCTGCACGGGTTCGACCGCCCCAACCTGCACCTCGCCTTTGCCGCCAAGGACAGCCCGCGCAAGCAGATCCTCAGCTTTGCCGCCGCCCGCAAGGGGCAGTCGGGCATCGTCTATTGCGGCACCCGCGCCAAGACCGAAACCCTGGCCCAGGCTTTGCGCGAGACGGGCCATGTGGCCGCGGCCTATCATGGCGGGATGCTGCCCGAGGACCGGCGCGAGGTCGAGGCGCGGTTCAATGTCGAGGACGGGCTGATCGTGGTGGCGACGGTCGCCTTTGGCATGGGCGTGGACAAGCCCGATATCCGTTGGGTCGCCCATGCCGATCTGCCCAAATCCATCGAAGCCTATTACCAGGAGATCGGCCGCGCCGGACGCGATGGCGCCCCGGCCGAGACGCTCACATTGTTCGGCGCCGATGACATCCGCCTGCGCCGGGCCCAGATCGACGAGGGCCTCGCCCCGCCCGAACGCCGGATGGCCGATCATGCGCGGCTCAACGCCCTTCTCGGGCTTGCCGAAGCGCATGAATGCCGCCGCGCCAAGCTGCTGCAATACTTCGGCGAAGAGGCGGATGGTTGCGGCAATTGCGATCTGTGCGATACGCCGCCCGAGACCTTCGACGGCACCGAAGCGGTGCGCAAGGCGCTCTCGGCCATCCTGCGCACCGATGAATGGTTTGGTGCGGGCCACCTCATCGACATCCTGACCGGCACCCTGACCGACAAGATCCGCGCGCGCCGCCATGACGAGCTGCCGACCTTTGGCGTCGGACAGGATGTATCGCGACACGCCTGGCAAGGCATTTTCCGGCAGATGATGGGCCATGACCTGATCCGCCCCGACCCCGAACGCCACGGCGCCTTGCGCATGACCGAAGCCGCCCGCCCGATCCTGCGCGGGGAGGAAAGCATCATCCTGCGCCGCGACACGCTGATCACAAAAACCCGGCGCGCCGCGCCCAAGGCGCTCGTTTCTGATGAGGATGCGCCGCTTCTCTCCGCGCTCAAGGCCAAGCGCCGGGCATTGGCCGAGGCGGCCAAGGTGCCCGCCTATGTGGTGTTCAACGACCGGACGCTGATCGAGATGGCCGAGACGCGGCCGCAGACCCTGGACGAGATGGCCGGCATCACAGGCGTGGGCGCCAAGAAACTGGAACGCTATGGTGACGATTTCCTGAACGTGATCACTGGCGAAGCGGCCAGGCTGCACCCCTCCCGGCGCAAGCTTGCCGGGCGCATGGCAGGCTCGCTCTATGATCAACTTTTGCAGGTGCAGTCCGATCTGGTGCGGGGGCAGGACGGGCATGAAAAGCCGCTGAGCTGTTCGGCGTCGCTGCTGGCCAAGGTCGCCTCGCACCGCCCGTCCAGCGCCGAAGACCTCGCGCGTCTCCTGGGCGAGAAACGCGCCGAAAGATTTGGCCCAGCCTTTCTGGACGTTCTGGCCACGGCGGACTAG
- a CDS encoding YggT family protein, producing the protein MQAIAGPIGLILDVMFFVMIIHIIMSWLISFQVLNLHQQFVAQIWYGLNRLLEPIYAPIRRILPNTHPLDLAPLVAFIALISLRDYILPTLLCGGAPLGYCR; encoded by the coding sequence ATGCAAGCGATTGCCGGGCCGATTGGCCTGATCCTCGACGTGATGTTCTTCGTGATGATAATCCATATCATCATGAGCTGGCTGATCAGCTTTCAGGTGCTCAACCTGCATCAGCAGTTCGTCGCACAGATCTGGTACGGGCTGAACCGCCTGCTGGAGCCGATCTATGCCCCGATCCGGCGCATCCTGCCCAACACGCATCCGCTGGACCTGGCCCCGCTGGTGGCCTTCATCGCCCTGATCAGCCTGCGGGATTACATCCTGCCGACGCTGCTGTGTGGTGGCGCGCCTCTGGGGTATTGCCGGTAA
- a CDS encoding acyl-CoA thioesterase has translation MYPVIRMLWQLYKHRKSEPLPPTGTHVSQHYCLPWDIDLWMELNNGRTLTLYDLGRIPLAHRTGLVGLLRRNRWGLTMAGVSVRYRRRIHAFEKIEMRSRLICWDEKFMYLEQSMWKKNGDCANHALYRSAITDKNGIVRPTEALKQLGLSADPPLMPKWVAAWIAADATRPWPPMQE, from the coding sequence ATGTATCCGGTCATTCGCATGCTGTGGCAGCTCTACAAGCACCGCAAATCAGAGCCTTTACCGCCCACCGGCACGCATGTGTCACAACATTACTGCCTGCCCTGGGATATCGACCTGTGGATGGAGCTCAATAACGGCCGCACGCTGACGCTCTATGACCTGGGGCGCATTCCGCTGGCGCATCGGACGGGGCTGGTGGGGCTTCTCAGGCGCAATCGCTGGGGGCTGACCATGGCGGGCGTGTCTGTGCGCTATCGCCGCCGCATTCATGCGTTCGAGAAGATCGAGATGCGTTCCAGGCTGATCTGCTGGGATGAGAAGTTCATGTATCTGGAACAGTCGATGTGGAAGAAGAACGGAGACTGTGCCAATCACGCGCTCTATCGCTCGGCCATCACCGACAAAAACGGGATCGTGCGGCCCACCGAGGCGCTGAAGCAGCTTGGACTGAGTGCCGATCCCCCGCTGATGCCCAAATGGGTCGCGGCCTGGATCGCGGCGGATGCGACACGGCCCTGGCCACCGATGCAGGAATAG
- a CDS encoding response regulator — MSLANKLSEERRARLAAERLLEQKKAELQAANRKLGQHAQALNDEIVETRAQVETFRHENARVKSDLHAANVKVEQLERRLWHSIETIQDGIAFFNSDSRLIAANAAWISIFDGLEAIKPGLSYVEMLQFATEEGIVDIGEMHPAEWREAMLDRWQSATPEPEIIRLWNGAYIKVIDQRGYGGDVVSLAMNITDTVRYELRLKEARAKAETAARAKAAFLANMSHEIRTPMNGVVGMAELLQDTDLTDEQQLYAETIKNSGDALLVIINDVLDYSKIEAQKLVLHEDEFDLERTIHEIIMLMQPNARDKRIELLVDYDMFLPTLFVGDRGRIRQVITNLMGNAVKFTEQGSVTVRVVGMSREEEGHATLHVTVEDTGIGIPKEKVEHIFGEFNQVDDEHNRKYEGTGLGLAISQKLIRLMKGEIWVTSEEGHGSCFGFSLRLPVAEELTADAFRLPPPLRSAVIVEPHEASRMIVQRQLGAMGIETVCFTSAGDALAALPDDAGVVITDHNMHDMDGMELAQALREAGHQVPIILLTTTIGAAEQDPARRYMHTVLQKPYPRQAFFRALSSLQQDWKEAAPPVPQVDAPRAMRVLAAEDNKTNRLVFSKMLKSLDIELEFAENGREAVELFDSFAPDIVFTDISMPEVDGKEATRKIREREAGTGAHVPVIAMTAHAMDGDDAEILAAGIDYYLTKPLRRKAVIEHILGACRDGMRPPLGEDQAD; from the coding sequence ATGAGCCTTGCCAATAAACTTTCGGAAGAGCGGCGCGCGCGGCTGGCGGCAGAGCGGCTTCTGGAGCAGAAAAAGGCGGAACTTCAGGCCGCCAACCGCAAACTGGGCCAGCATGCGCAGGCACTGAATGACGAGATCGTTGAGACCCGTGCACAGGTCGAGACGTTCCGCCACGAAAACGCGCGTGTCAAATCGGACCTGCATGCTGCGAATGTGAAGGTCGAGCAGCTGGAGCGGCGGTTGTGGCACTCGATCGAAACGATTCAGGACGGTATCGCCTTTTTCAATTCCGACAGTCGGCTGATTGCGGCGAATGCGGCATGGATTTCCATCTTTGACGGGCTGGAAGCGATCAAGCCGGGGCTGAGCTATGTGGAGATGCTGCAATTCGCCACCGAGGAGGGGATCGTCGATATCGGTGAGATGCACCCGGCGGAGTGGCGTGAGGCGATGCTTGACCGCTGGCAATCAGCGACGCCCGAGCCGGAAATCATCCGCCTGTGGAACGGGGCCTATATCAAGGTGATCGACCAGCGCGGCTATGGCGGCGACGTCGTGTCGCTGGCCATGAACATCACCGACACGGTCCGGTATGAACTGCGCTTGAAAGAGGCCCGTGCCAAGGCCGAGACGGCGGCGCGCGCCAAGGCCGCCTTTCTTGCCAATATGAGCCATGAGATCCGCACGCCGATGAATGGTGTGGTGGGCATGGCCGAGCTGTTGCAGGATACGGATCTGACCGACGAGCAGCAGCTATATGCCGAGACGATCAAGAATTCGGGCGACGCGCTTCTGGTGATCATCAACGACGTGCTCGACTATTCCAAGATCGAGGCGCAGAAGCTTGTCCTGCATGAGGACGAGTTTGATCTTGAGCGCACCATTCATGAGATCATCATGCTGATGCAGCCCAACGCCCGTGACAAGAGGATCGAGCTTCTGGTCGATTATGACATGTTTCTGCCGACGCTCTTTGTCGGGGACCGGGGGCGCATCCGGCAGGTGATCACCAATCTGATGGGCAACGCGGTGAAGTTCACCGAACAAGGCTCGGTCACCGTGCGGGTGGTTGGCATGTCGCGCGAAGAAGAGGGGCATGCGACGCTGCATGTCACCGTCGAGGATACCGGCATCGGCATTCCGAAGGAAAAGGTTGAGCATATCTTTGGAGAGTTCAACCAGGTCGATGACGAACATAACCGCAAATACGAGGGCACCGGCCTGGGGCTCGCCATTTCCCAAAAATTGATCCGGCTGATGAAAGGCGAGATCTGGGTCACCTCGGAGGAGGGTCATGGCTCCTGTTTCGGCTTTTCGCTTCGCCTGCCCGTGGCTGAGGAGTTGACGGCGGATGCCTTCCGGTTGCCGCCGCCACTGCGCTCGGCCGTGATCGTGGAGCCGCATGAGGCGTCACGGATGATTGTGCAGCGACAACTTGGTGCGATGGGTATCGAAACGGTGTGCTTCACCAGTGCCGGTGACGCGCTTGCCGCTCTGCCGGACGATGCCGGTGTGGTGATCACCGATCACAATATGCATGACATGGACGGGATGGAGCTGGCTCAGGCATTGCGGGAGGCGGGTCATCAGGTGCCGATCATCCTGCTCACCACCACTATCGGGGCTGCCGAGCAGGATCCGGCCCGCCGCTATATGCATACGGTCTTGCAGAAACCCTATCCCAGGCAGGCGTTTTTCAGGGCGCTGTCCTCTTTGCAGCAGGACTGGAAGGAGGCCGCCCCGCCCGTGCCGCAGGTGGACGCGCCGCGCGCGATGCGTGTCCTGGCGGCCGAGGACAACAAGACCAACCGCCTGGTCTTTTCCAAGATGCTCAAATCGCTCGATATCGAGTTGGAATTTGCCGAAAACGGGCGCGAGGCGGTGGAGCTTTTCGACAGCTTCGCGCCTGACATTGTTTTCACCGACATTTCCATGCCCGAGGTGGACGGCAAGGAGGCCACACGCAAAATCCGCGAGAGGGAGGCGGGCACCGGCGCGCATGTTCCGGTAATCGCGATGACGGCGCATGCAATGGATGGGGACGACGCCGAGATTCTGGCGGCGGGGATCGACTATTACCTGACCAAACCGCTGCGCCGAAAGGCGGTCATCGAACATATCCTCGGGGCGTGTCGCGACGGAATGCGCCCGCCGCTGGGGGAGGATCAGGCGGACTGA
- a CDS encoding MFS transporter, with translation MAEISPRKRIWGWYFFDWASQPYHTLLVTFVFGPFFAGIAAEFFMSSGLSEEAADARAQSMWSLCLTITGLTIGLGAPIMGALADTAGRRMPWIVAFSALVLVGATGLWWTNPDGSNLWWALVFFGIGFIGAEYALIFINSQLPTLGTQEEVGAISGSGFAFGYIGGLLSLAIMLALFVEQPSGKTLVGLDPGFGLMNAEAMEGTRFVGPFTAAWFALFMIPYFLWVRDTGPARKGRGMGDALRLLGTSVKNLKNRLSLSAYLGSSMFYRDGLNGLYGFGGTYARLVLNWDIVSIGIFGIMGGLAAAVFSWVGGKLDRRFGPKPVIIVSILGLMLVCVTIVGMDREQIFGIALAEGSTLPDKVFFGCGVLIGGLGGVLQAASRSLMVRHTDPEAPTESFGLYGLSGRATAFIAPALIGIVTAATGSARLGVSPVIVLFLLGLILLRWVQAEGDKETWSASSHSS, from the coding sequence ATGGCGGAAATTTCACCACGCAAGCGCATCTGGGGCTGGTATTTCTTCGATTGGGCGAGCCAGCCCTATCACACCCTGCTGGTGACGTTTGTCTTTGGTCCGTTCTTTGCCGGGATCGCGGCAGAGTTCTTCATGTCCTCGGGCCTCAGCGAAGAGGCAGCGGATGCGCGAGCGCAAAGCATGTGGTCGCTCTGCCTCACGATCACGGGTCTGACCATCGGCCTGGGCGCGCCGATCATGGGGGCGCTGGCCGATACCGCCGGGCGGCGCATGCCGTGGATCGTGGCCTTTTCGGCGCTGGTGCTTGTCGGGGCCACCGGGCTGTGGTGGACCAACCCGGACGGGTCCAACCTGTGGTGGGCGCTGGTGTTTTTCGGCATCGGTTTCATCGGGGCGGAATATGCGCTGATTTTCATCAACTCACAGCTGCCCACGCTGGGCACTCAGGAAGAGGTCGGTGCCATTTCCGGCTCGGGTTTTGCCTTTGGCTATATCGGCGGGCTGTTGTCGCTGGCGATCATGCTGGCGCTGTTTGTCGAGCAACCCTCGGGCAAGACGCTGGTCGGGCTTGATCCGGGGTTCGGCCTGATGAATGCCGAGGCCATGGAAGGCACCCGCTTTGTCGGCCCGTTCACCGCCGCGTGGTTCGCATTGTTCATGATCCCCTATTTCCTCTGGGTGCGTGACACCGGGCCTGCCCGCAAGGGGCGCGGCATGGGCGATGCGCTGCGCCTGCTGGGCACCTCGGTGAAGAACCTCAAGAACCGGCTCAGCCTGTCGGCCTATCTGGGCAGTTCGATGTTCTACCGCGACGGGCTGAACGGGCTTTATGGCTTTGGTGGGACATATGCACGGCTCGTGCTCAACTGGGATATCGTGTCGATCGGGATATTCGGAATCATGGGCGGGCTTGCGGCGGCGGTGTTTTCCTGGGTTGGGGGCAAGCTCGACCGGCGGTTCGGGCCGAAGCCGGTGATCATCGTGTCGATCCTCGGGCTGATGCTGGTCTGTGTCACCATTGTGGGCATGGACCGCGAACAGATCTTCGGCATTGCGCTGGCCGAAGGCTCGACCCTGCCGGACAAGGTGTTTTTCGGCTGTGGCGTGCTGATCGGTGGCTTGGGCGGCGTGCTTCAGGCGGCAAGCCGCTCGCTCATGGTGCGGCACACGGACCCCGAGGCCCCCACGGAAAGCTTTGGTCTTTATGGCCTTTCCGGCCGCGCCACCGCGTTTATCGCGCCCGCGCTGATCGGGATTGTCACGGCCGCAACCGGAAGCGCCCGGCTGGGCGTGTCGCCGGTAATTGTGCTTTTCCTCCTTGGGCTGATCCTGCTACGCTGGGTTCAGGCAGAGGGAGATAAAGAGACATGGTCCGCAAGCTCGCACTCATCCTGA